Within Candidatus Edwardsbacteria bacterium, the genomic segment GAATTCATCCCGATTTTCAGGAAATGGTCAAGGAAAGGGTCAGGTTGCTTAACCGGGAAAAGACGGATGTACCTACGGTTGAATATAGACACCTTAAGCTCGACGGGACACCGGTTGACGTCGAGGTTTCGGCAGTGCCCTTCGAATACCAGGGGGGAAACGGGGCATTAGTGTTCATGAGGGATGTTACCGAGCGCAGGAAGATCGAGCAGGAACTGCGGCAGGCCCAAAAGATAGAGGCCATAGGATTGCTGGCCGGCGGGGTGGCCCACGATTTCAATAACATGCTGGCGGGCATCATCGGCAATGTAGAATTGTTGGCTATGAAGCTTTCGGGCGACAAAGCCTTGTCATCTTACGTTAACAACATAGCCAATGCCGCCGATCATGCGGCAACCCTCACCCGGCAATTGCTTACTTTTGCCAGAAAAGGGCGAATGGTGTGGCAGCCCACCGACATCCACAATCTGATAAACGATACCTGCGGAATTTTGGAAAAAACCATTGATCGCCGCATAATGGTGAACCGTCAATTGGATGCGGTGCTGCCGGTGGTAAACGGAGATCCGTCCCAGCTGGAAAATATGTTATTAAACCTCGGGGTGAATGCCCGGGATGCTATGCCCGAAGGCGGTTTGCTTACCTTTTCCACCCGCGAGGAGGTGTTTGACAGCGACTTTATAAAAAACCACGGCTATCAGATCGAACCGGGGAAATACTTGCTTATATCTATATCCGATACCGGGGTGGGCATGGATAGCAATACGTTAAAACATATCTTCGAACCGTTTTTCACAACAAAGGACCCCGGGAAGGGCACCGGCTTGGGATTGGCCAGCGTCTATGGGACGATCATGAACCATAAAGGAGCGATAGAGATTAAAAGCGAACCGGGGAAAGGGGCTCTATTCAATATCTGGCTTCCTTTAGTAACGAACGCGGCGCCTGAAAAAAAGGCGGCGGGGTCCTTGACGGAAGATCTGACCGGCCAGGGCCGGATATTGCTGGTAGATGATGAGGAAATGATCCGGGAGGTGGCTCAAAATCTACTTAAGCATCTCGGGTACGAGGTATACACTTGTTCCGATGGCGCAGAGGCGGTAGGATTCTATCGCGAGCACCAAAACGAGATCGACCTGGTGATCATGGATATGATTATGCCGGTGATGAACGGTATGGATGCTTTTATCAAGCTTAAAAACATCAATCCGAAAGTAAAGGTGCTGATATCATCGGGCTTTAGCGCGGGGCGGGAGTCGAATGAATTGTTTAAATTGGGGCTCAAGGGTTATATAAGCAAACCGTATCATTTGGCTGATCTGGCTGCGAAAATAAAGAAGGTTATAAATGAAGAGTCAGGCTGAAAATAGTTTGGAGAATGCCGAATATCATGATAGGTGCCATTACTGGCGATATCATCGGCTCGGTCCATGAATATACTGGGAACAAAACCACGGATTTCCCCTGGTTTGTGGCTGAATCGCATTCCATCGACGATACCGTGCTTGCCGTTGCGGTAGCTGATTGTTTGTGGAATAAAAAGAACTACGCCAAGACCTTAGAGAATATGCCCGCCGATATCCCAATGCCCCGGATTATGGCGGGCCTTTTTATAATTGGGCGTTTTCACCGGATCCCAAGCCAGACAACAGTTACTGGAGATGGATGGTGGCCTGGGGAGAACCGTTCTTATAATAAGGTGATTGGAGAATCAAAAAGGCCGCAGNNNNNNNNNNGCCGCAGCTTAGCTGCGGCCTTTTTGATCGGGTGGTTGATATTAACCTAAGCGGTGAGGGTCCTTCTACGCCAAGGGTGCGGCGGCGGATCCTTGGCGACCGGAGCGGCGGAGATGACGATCTCTTGCTGATGATTGGTTAATTTCTTTCTGTCGATGGGTGTCGGAGGAACCGAAGGTCCCGTTATCGTCTTTTTGCAGATGGTGATCCCGCCCTGATATGAGGAGGTCAGTTCGATTGGAGATGAAAATCCGGTGGAATCAGTCGGCATCACGATGGGCCGGGGAAGATATTTCCGGAAATCGATGGCGGCAATTGTGATATCGCTGCCGAGGGAATCGGCCGGGATAACGATAGGCCGGGGCAAAAATCTTTCCCAGTTGGGGCGGGCGTAACAGGTGGTGGTTATTCCGGTGAAGATGATTCCGCACAGGGCTGCGAAGATGGCTGTCTTTTTCATTTTAGTTCTCCTTTGGGTTTAAGAGTTTATTTGTTTGGTTTGTTTGCGTTCTGGTATTATATACAAGCACTTGTCGTGCCAAGTCCGGCTTTGCCGCGTAATCGCTGTCATTGCAGCATATTGGTCGAGTAGACTGCTCTGGGTGAAATAAGAGGAAGCGCCATAAATATCGGACAGGTGCCGCAATGCGACTGCTATTGGAGGGTTTTAAAACAGGCCTTGCTCCTTCCAGGCTATATATGGTTAACTGAAATAAACCGGGAAATTATTATTCCTGGCGGGAATACCGATGGCCCCGAGCAAGGCATGAAGTTTAATAAGACATGTATTTAGAAATGTCGTCATTTTAAAATGACAGATATATCATGATGGTTTTTTGGTGCTAATCGGCAAAGCAAGCAATCCCAGGGCTTTGAACAAAATTTTTAACTTGGCATGCAATCTGCTTAATAATTCAGGTGAACCGTAAATGGAAATAAAGGAGAAACAACATGCACCCCGCGTCAGTAAAAAAAGCCGGTATGATAGCAGCAACAGTATCTTTGATGTTCACCAGCATACAATGCTCCCTGCAGAATCCGGTGGCCCCTTCCTGGGAGGCAGATATCAATGTCCCGCTTTTAACCAGCAATACCTACATCGGCGATTTTCTCGGTCTCAAGAACTCCGGCAGCAAAGACCCCTTTGTTCCGGTCATCCTGGGCGTCACCAGCATCACCGGCCAGGTCAGGGAAGTTGACGTTTCGGCATTAAGCGGAATGGTAAGCAACGGGGCCGTCAATTACGATCTGGAAAACCGGCTGGCGATCGGGTTGGATACGGCGGTCATATATATCAGCCGCGACCCGGCCAATGTTTATCAGGCGCCGGAAGTGGTCATCGGCCCCCTGCAGATAGAGGCCGCCGAGGTTGATGCCAAGGGAAATGTGATTCAGACCAGAACCACCAAGATAAATATGACCCTGACCGAAAACGAGATGGCGGTGTTGACCAATGAGTCGGGGATGGTATATGTGGGCTATTACCTGGTCACCAGCGGCACCAACGGGCTTTCGGTAAACATCCAGCCCGCCGATTATCTTAAGACAGCGGTGTTGATCTCGGTCAAGGCCAGGGTCAACTGATCTGCAGGACAGGGTGATGAAACTTTTAGTAAAAATAAACCTGGTGTTTTTAACGGCCTCGATGGCGGCCTTAAATGCGTATGCTTTTGACGGTTTCGACCCCCGGACCATGGCCCAGGCAGGGGCCACCCTGGTAAGATCCCGCGGAGTGGAGGGCTCCCTGGCCAATCCGGCCAACTTGGGGATGGCAAATAACGGCGGCCTCAACATCAAACTGTTCCATTTTGGCGCGATGGCGGGCAATAATTCATTCAGCCTGAAAGATTACAACCGGGTCTCCGGGGATTTTCTGGACGAAGGGGAAAAAGAAGCCCTTCTTCGGGCCATACCATCTTCGGGCTTCCGGGCCTCATCCTCGGTGGATGCCATGCTGCTGGGGCTGTCTGCCGGGCGGATGGCCCTGACCATCAACCTGCGTTCGGCCGAGAGCGTCTGCATACCCCGTGACCTTTTCGATCTGGCCCTTTTCGGGAACCAGCTGGACAGAACCTACCGCCTGGCGGCCAGCGATATGGGTGATGCCTGGACCGTTGCGGCCACCACCCTATCCTACGGCCAGCCCGTAAAAATCGGGGTATTCAAAGGATTGGCCCTGGGGATAGGGATCAAACACCTGATGGGCATAAATTACGGGAAGGTGGGCGGAGAGTTAAGTTTTACCACCAGCGGATCGGGCTTTAATAACACCGGGCTTATCGAGATCCTGTCCGCCGGGGAAAATGATTTCGATGCCAAAAGGCTTAACATGAACGGGTCCGGTTTTGCCGCCGACCTGGGCCTGGCCTGCCAGCTGAACCATCATTGGTCACTGGGAGCCTCGCTGATGAATCTGAGCAATGGAATAACCTGGAAGAACGACACCAGAAAAAGAATTTTAAATATGGAAGTAAATGAACTGTCCCTGCTGGGGGACAGCCTAACCGGGATGCTTTCGGGCAATGAGATCATTGGCCGGACCGATACCCTGGGAGGGATCTTCCGGTCGCGGTACCCGGCCAGCTTCAACGCCGGCATCGCCTATGACGCAAAATACTTCTCCGCCGAACTGGATGTGAGGAAAGGCTTCTATAACGGCGCCGGCAGTGCCGCCCGCTGGCAGTTGGCCCAGGGGTTTGAATTGAGATTGCTATCATTTCTCCCGATCAGGGCCGGGCTGGCCGTGTTGGATAATCGAACCATTGCCTACAGCGCCGGCAGCGGGTTGAAACTGGGCTTCATCAGCTTAGACGCGGCAGCCACCAGCCTGGGGTTTCCCGGCTATAATACCCAGGGATTTGGGGCGAGCGTTTCGGCAGGCCTGGAATTTGGCAGGTAAGATAATCGTAATACAATAATAAATATAAATTTACGCAAAATGTCATGTTTATATGACAATAGTCATATAAACATGACATTTATTTATTATTATGTAAACTCATAATTATACTTACTCATTCATTAACAATAGGTTAGTTTGAATAATACATAAAGGCACATTAAATGCATCTTAATTCTTACACTATCACAATGTTTTGTCATCGCTGGCAACAAAAACCGGAAAAATCCGGCCCAAGGGGAGGCAATAAATATATTTATGTCAGCGTATTGACACGTTATGAATACGGTGCTAGCATGAAATAAGAACTGTACGGGACTTCCAATAAACATTAACCGGAGAGATACAATGGGCGAGGATAAATTAAAGATCCTGGTGGTGGATGACGAGGAGCAGCTGCGGGATTTTTTAACCGCTGGACTGCAGTCTTTGGGCTGCCAGGTAAAATCAACCGGCGGAGCCGCCCAGGGCTTGGAGATGATCCGCCAGGGCTTGCGGGAAGACCGTTGGGATGTTCTGGTGACCGATTTGAATTTGGCCGATCAGGACGGGGTCTGGCTGTTAAAGGAGAGCAAGAAGCTGGACCCGGAGCTGGTGGTCCTGATCATCACCGGCTACGGCTCCGTCGAATCAGCGGTGGAGGCCCTTCAGCTGGGGGCGGCCGATTATATCCAAAAGCCGTTCAAGTTGGAGACCTTGAAACTTAAACTTGATAGGTCCTGGCAGGCTCAGCAACTGGGCCGGGAGAACCGTCTTCTGAAGCGGGATCTGGCCCTTTATCAGATCTACGACCTGTTCATGGGCAGTCCCGACCGCGAGAAACTGCTGAATATAGCCCTGCAGTCCCTGAATCATATAACCGGGAATACCGCAATTAAGATCAAGCTGAGGGACGGCACCCACAAAAGCAACCCAGCCTGGCAGGACGAATTCGAACTGTATGCCCTCCAGGCCTCGCTGGAATCCAAGGGGACCACCTACGGAATGATCTATCTCAAGCCCCTGGAGGGGGAACTGGGCCCGGACCAGCGCACCGGGCTGGCCCTGCTGGCAAAGAATGTATCCCTGGTATTGGAGAACCTGGACCTGGTGACCAATTTAAAGGGAAAGATGGAACAACTGGAGGCCCAGCGGTCCGACCTGCTGGATTCCTTCAAATATGCCATTCTGGGGGAGATCGCCTCCAGCCTGGTGCATGAGATGAGAAACCCGCTTTCGGCCATCACCCTGGGCGTGGAATATTTCGGGATGTGTATCGCCAGCGATGACAAATTACAAAAAGCGCTGGGAAGCATCTCCAAGTCGGTGGAGCGTCTCAATGTGATCCTGGACAACCTGTCCCTTTACAGCCGGGATTCCTCGGACATCAAAAGCACCGCTCTGCTGTCGGACATCGTTAAAAAAGCCGCGGGACTGGTCAACTATTACCTGGCCGGGAAAAAGGTCAAGATCGAGGTCGACCACGGTGAGTATGAAAACCCGGTGATGGTCAATCAGGGGCAGATCCAGCAGGCGCTGGTGGGCCTGCTGGTATTTCAAGGCAAAAGGCTGGAAAAGGGGGGCGGCCTTAAAATTACCGTCAAACATCAGGATGATGAAATGGCCGTCACCATGCACAGCCCCGGGCTGGCGATCGACCGGGCGGAGCTGGCCGGGATGATGGAGACGTCGCTGGCGTCCTGGAAGCCGGGACGGGACCTGTCCGTCAACCTGGCCCGAAGACTGCTGGAGGAGAATAATTGCCGGCTTGCGATCACCAGCAGCCCCGACCGGGGGACCGAATTTGAGCTGAACTTCACCCAGCGCCATTAAACCACAGATCATAATATAGCGAGGGAACCATGAACAAACCGCCTGATATCAGGGTTTTGGTGATAGACGACGAGGAACCCATTCGGGAGATACTCAGCCAGATAATCTCCCATGTCGGTTACCAGATAACGGTGGTGCCGGACGGCAACTCCGGCCTTAAGGCCATGAGTGAGGGCGATTACGACGTGGTGCTGCTGGACATGCATCTGCCGGATATCTCCGGCCTGGAGCTTATCCCCCGGCTGAAAGAGATCTCGCCGGAGAGCTCCCTGATCATGATCACCGGGCATGCCACCGTGGAGAGCGCGGTCAAGGCCATCCGATCCGGGGCCTATGATTACCTGGAGAAGCCGATACACACCGACGCAGTGCTGCTGGCCATCAGCCAGGCGGCGGAGCGGAAAAAGCTGCTGGACCAGAACCGGTACCTGCAGCAGACCCTGGACCGGCGTTACGGTTTTGAGAACATCGTGGCCAAGAGCAAGAAGATGCTGGCCATTTTCGACCTGATCCGCAAGATCGCCGACACCAGCACCACGGTGCTGATCCAGGGCGAGTCCGGCACCGGCAAGGAACTGGTGGCCCGGGCCGTTCACTTCAACAGCCGGCGGAAAGGGGGCCGTTTCGTGGCCCTTAACTGCGGCGGCATCCCGGAGGCCCTGCTGGAATCGGAATTGTTCGGCCACACCAAGGGGGCCTTCACCGGGGCGGCCGCCTCCAAGCAGGGCCTTTTCCAGATGGCCGACAAGGGGACCATCTTCCTGGACGAGGTGGCCACCATGCCGCTGAGCACCCAGGTCAAACTGCTGAGGGTCCTGCAGGAGGGCGTCTTCTATCCGGTGGGGGCCACCTGCCCGGTGGAGGTTGACGTCCGGGTGCTGGCCGCCGCCAACCAGGACCTGGAGCAGGAGGTCAAGAAGGGCGTCTTCCGGCAGGATCTTTTCTACCGCCTGAACGTCATTCAGATAAACCTGCCGGCCTTAAGGGAAAGGCCCGAGGACATCCTGCTATTGGCGCACCATTTTTTGAACAAATATTGCGCCGAGCAGTCCCGGGAGGCCAAGCAATTCAGCCCCGAGGCCGCCGAGTACCTGACCCGTTATAACTGGCCCGGCAATGTCCGGGAGCTGGAGAATGCCGTCGAGCATGCCGTGGCGCTATGTCCCGGGAAAATAATAAAGATCGGAGATATGCCGCGGCGCAACCAGGCGGTGGAGCTGGACCAGGTGATACTGCCGCTGGACCGGAGCATGAAGGAGGCCCGGGACATCTTCGAAAAACAGTATGTCGAGGGACTGCTCAGGATCACCGGGGGGAATGTCACCAAGGCCGCGGTGATGGCCGGCATGGCCCGCCAGAATATGCAGCTTAAGCTGAGGGATTACGGCATCAGCTCAAGAACCTTCTCCTTAAAGAACGGAGAATGACCTGATGGACATCCTGATAGTGGACGATGAGACGGTGCTGGCCGTAATGGTGTTGATGATGCTGAACGGCCGGGGCTATCATGCCTCGGTGGCCGGGGACGGCCGCCGGGCAGCCGAAATGATAAAAATGGATCCGCCCGATCTGGTGATCTCCGATCTGGCGATGCCGGTCATGGACGGCCTGCAGCTGCTGGAATGGCTGAGGAATCACCGCAATTTGGACAAGGTAAAATTCATGATAATGACCGGCAAGCAAAATGTGCTGGGCCCCCTGAAGCGCCATTCCATCGAGGCTGACGATTCCATAGCCAAGCCGTTCACCGAAGAGCAGCTGCTGTCCAAGGTGATAAAACTTATCGGCCATCCGGCCAAAAAGGAATGACAAAGTGGAACCTGGAGCCAAAATATTAGTGGCTGACGACGAACCGGTCAATTTGGAGCTGATGGAGGCGATCCTGTCCAGGCTGGGCTATGGCGTGTTGCTGGCCGGCGATGGCAACCAGGCCTTGTCCCTGTCCCTGGACCAGATGCCGGACCTGGTCCTGTTGGATATAATGATGCCGGGCCTGGACGGGTTTGAGGTGACCAGAAAACTCAAGGAAAACGACCGTACCAAGATCATACCGATAGTGATAGTATCCGGCAAAACGGAAGTACGGGACCGGGTGAAGGCCCTGGAGGCCGGGGCCGACGACTTTTTGAACAAGCCGGTGGATCCCACCGAACTGCAGGCCAGGATCCGCTCCCTGCTCAAGGTCAAGGCCTACAACGACCACATGGTCAATTATCAGAAAGCGCTGGAGGAGGAGGTCTCCAAAAGGACCCTGCAGCTGAAGGTTTCGCTGGATAAGATAAAATCGGCCTCTTTGGAGGCCATCTACCGGCTGTCGCTGGCCGCCGAGTACAAGAACAAGGAGACCGGGGACCACATCAAGCGGGTCAGCCATTACGCCGAGGCCATCGCCGTGAAAATGGGGCTCAATCGGGCCACCATCGAGGCAATTCTATACGCCGCGCCCATGCACGACGTGGGCAAGATCGGGATACCGGACCATATCCTGCTGAAGCCCGGCAAGCACGACCAAAAGGAATGGGAGATCATGAAACAGCACACCACCATCGGGGCCAGGATCATGGAGGGCTCCGAACACGGCTTTATCCGGCTGGCCTCGGTGATCGCCCTGACCCACCACGAACGGTGGGACGGAGATGGATATCCCCGCGGGCTTAAGGGCCGAAAGATCCCGCTGGCCGGGA encodes:
- a CDS encoding response regulator yields the protein MDILIVDDETVLAVMVLMMLNGRGYHASVAGDGRRAAEMIKMDPPDLVISDLAMPVMDGLQLLEWLRNHRNLDKVKFMIMTGKQNVLGPLKRHSIEADDSIAKPFTEEQLLSKVIKLIGHPAKKE
- a CDS encoding response regulator, giving the protein MGEDKLKILVVDDEEQLRDFLTAGLQSLGCQVKSTGGAAQGLEMIRQGLREDRWDVLVTDLNLADQDGVWLLKESKKLDPELVVLIITGYGSVESAVEALQLGAADYIQKPFKLETLKLKLDRSWQAQQLGRENRLLKRDLALYQIYDLFMGSPDREKLLNIALQSLNHITGNTAIKIKLRDGTHKSNPAWQDEFELYALQASLESKGTTYGMIYLKPLEGELGPDQRTGLALLAKNVSLVLENLDLVTNLKGKMEQLEAQRSDLLDSFKYAILGEIASSLVHEMRNPLSAITLGVEYFGMCIASDDKLQKALGSISKSVERLNVILDNLSLYSRDSSDIKSTALLSDIVKKAAGLVNYYLAGKKVKIEVDHGEYENPVMVNQGQIQQALVGLLVFQGKRLEKGGGLKITVKHQDDEMAVTMHSPGLAIDRAELAGMMETSLASWKPGRDLSVNLARRLLEENNCRLAITSSPDRGTEFELNFTQRH
- a CDS encoding sigma-54 dependent transcriptional regulator codes for the protein MNKPPDIRVLVIDDEEPIREILSQIISHVGYQITVVPDGNSGLKAMSEGDYDVVLLDMHLPDISGLELIPRLKEISPESSLIMITGHATVESAVKAIRSGAYDYLEKPIHTDAVLLAISQAAERKKLLDQNRYLQQTLDRRYGFENIVAKSKKMLAIFDLIRKIADTSTTVLIQGESGTGKELVARAVHFNSRRKGGRFVALNCGGIPEALLESELFGHTKGAFTGAAASKQGLFQMADKGTIFLDEVATMPLSTQVKLLRVLQEGVFYPVGATCPVEVDVRVLAAANQDLEQEVKKGVFRQDLFYRLNVIQINLPALRERPEDILLLAHHFLNKYCAEQSREAKQFSPEAAEYLTRYNWPGNVRELENAVEHAVALCPGKIIKIGDMPRRNQAVELDQVILPLDRSMKEARDIFEKQYVEGLLRITGGNVTKAAVMAGMARQNMQLKLRDYGISSRTFSLKNGE
- a CDS encoding response regulator, giving the protein MADDEPVNLELMEAILSRLGYGVLLAGDGNQALSLSLDQMPDLVLLDIMMPGLDGFEVTRKLKENDRTKIIPIVIVSGKTEVRDRVKALEAGADDFLNKPVDPTELQARIRSLLKVKAYNDHMVNYQKALEEEVSKRTLQLKVSLDKIKSASLEAIYRLSLAAEYKNKETGDHIKRVSHYAEAIAVKMGLNRATIEAILYAAPMHDVGKIGIPDHILLKPGKHDQKEWEIMKQHTTIGARIMEGSEHGFIRLASVIALTHHERWDGDGYPRGLKGRKIPLAGRITALADFFDAMTSERPYRSGVHSLEYTVDTIRQNSGSHFDPQVVDCFMQSQDRICQIKETFRDELSSPDRGGVE
- a CDS encoding DUF5723 family protein; translated protein: MKLLVKINLVFLTASMAALNAYAFDGFDPRTMAQAGATLVRSRGVEGSLANPANLGMANNGGLNIKLFHFGAMAGNNSFSLKDYNRVSGDFLDEGEKEALLRAIPSSGFRASSSVDAMLLGLSAGRMALTINLRSAESVCIPRDLFDLALFGNQLDRTYRLAASDMGDAWTVAATTLSYGQPVKIGVFKGLALGIGIKHLMGINYGKVGGELSFTTSGSGFNNTGLIEILSAGENDFDAKRLNMNGSGFAADLGLACQLNHHWSLGASLMNLSNGITWKNDTRKRILNMEVNELSLLGDSLTGMLSGNEIIGRTDTLGGIFRSRYPASFNAGIAYDAKYFSAELDVRKGFYNGAGSAARWQLAQGFELRLLSFLPIRAGLAVLDNRTIAYSAGSGLKLGFISLDAAATSLGFPGYNTQGFGASVSAGLEFGR